One part of the Streptomyces sp. NBC_00286 genome encodes these proteins:
- a CDS encoding NmrA family NAD(P)-binding protein, translating into MTYVIHGATGAQGAPVVAALAAAGKSVTALTRNADAVVDGARHVVAAGYGSAAELTEAYRGADGVFVHLPVVSEEDRQAYARNIVTAVSAARPARVVFSTSGAPIAPETGGAAAALASGLADTGVSHAVITPTFYLENLLMPYVLDAVRERGVLPYPLRADFPAAWASHLDIADVVVALCDRPDITGVVSVGQDPAITGPDLAMAFGAHFGKDVVFEQLTPEQFRNSVAPLIGEDPAADVAAAYAAMSTLPGRPITPENSAQKLLGITPRTTGQWLTDIGL; encoded by the coding sequence ATGACCTACGTGATTCATGGCGCCACCGGCGCCCAGGGTGCCCCCGTCGTCGCCGCTCTCGCCGCCGCGGGTAAGTCCGTGACCGCTCTGACCCGCAACGCCGACGCCGTCGTGGACGGCGCACGGCACGTCGTAGCCGCCGGCTACGGCTCCGCCGCGGAACTGACCGAGGCGTACCGCGGCGCCGACGGGGTGTTCGTCCACCTGCCGGTGGTCTCCGAAGAGGACCGCCAGGCCTACGCCCGCAACATCGTCACCGCCGTGAGCGCGGCCCGCCCGGCCCGCGTGGTGTTCTCCACCAGCGGCGCCCCGATCGCCCCCGAAACCGGCGGCGCGGCCGCAGCACTGGCCAGCGGCCTGGCGGACACCGGGGTCTCCCACGCGGTGATCACGCCCACGTTCTACCTGGAGAACCTGCTCATGCCGTACGTCCTCGACGCGGTCCGCGAGCGAGGCGTGCTGCCCTACCCGCTCCGTGCCGACTTCCCCGCCGCCTGGGCGTCGCACCTGGACATCGCCGACGTCGTCGTCGCTCTCTGCGACCGCCCGGACATCACCGGCGTGGTCTCCGTCGGCCAGGACCCGGCGATCACCGGACCGGACCTGGCCATGGCGTTCGGCGCCCACTTCGGCAAGGACGTGGTCTTCGAGCAGCTCACCCCCGAGCAGTTCCGCAACTCCGTCGCACCCCTGATCGGCGAGGACCCCGCCGCCGATGTCGCCGCAGCCTACGCGGCCATGAGCACGCTTCCGGGCCGCCCGATCACACCCGAGAACTCCGCCCAGAAACTGCTCGGCATCACCCCCCGCACCACCGGTCAGTGGCTGACCGACATCGGCCTCTGA
- the wrbA gene encoding NAD(P)H:quinone oxidoreductase — translation MSAHVLVVYYSATGSVHRLAKAVAEGAESAGAEVRLRRVAELAPAEAIAANPDWAAHRQETESTVEVVELADLEWADGYAFGTPTRYGAPAAQLKQFIDTAGGLWREGKLADKPVTTFVSSAEQHGGQESTILSLNNVFYHWGAVIVPLGYTDDIVYAAGGNPYGTSWPAGFPSTAPNEVTLDCARFQGARLARFATLLAADRAQASVAQG, via the coding sequence GTGTCAGCACACGTGTTGGTCGTCTACTACAGCGCTACGGGGTCCGTGCACCGGCTGGCGAAGGCAGTGGCCGAAGGAGCTGAATCCGCGGGCGCCGAAGTACGGCTCCGCAGGGTCGCCGAACTCGCTCCCGCCGAGGCGATAGCAGCAAATCCGGACTGGGCCGCGCATCGGCAGGAGACGGAATCGACCGTAGAGGTGGTCGAACTCGCCGACCTGGAGTGGGCCGACGGATACGCCTTCGGCACACCGACGCGTTACGGCGCTCCGGCGGCGCAGCTGAAGCAGTTCATCGACACCGCCGGAGGTCTCTGGCGGGAGGGGAAGCTGGCGGACAAGCCGGTGACGACCTTCGTCTCCTCGGCCGAGCAGCACGGCGGCCAGGAGTCGACGATCCTGTCGCTGAACAACGTCTTCTACCACTGGGGCGCGGTCATCGTCCCTCTCGGCTACACGGACGACATCGTCTACGCCGCCGGAGGAAACCCCTACGGGACCTCGTGGCCCGCAGGATTCCCCTCGACGGCCCCGAACGAGGTCACGCTGGACTGCGCCCGTTTCCAGGGAGCCCGGTTGGCGCGGTTCGCGACGCTGCTCGCGGCGGACCGGGCGCAGGCCTCCGTCGCACAGGGCTGA
- a CDS encoding aldehyde dehydrogenase family protein, whose product MLARAEAEQLVSTVPTEPYFAGRWGSGQSNDTFDVIDPVTERRLTIVAAAGVREVDEAVSHARSALDEGEWGRTDGSARALLLHRLADLIEARSEEFATLESLDIGKPGFEPRAIDLPQAIGAFRYFAGWADKVEGRSVPTSSYMGRPTHSYTVREPVGVVAAITPWNSPTMIGSWKIAPALAAGCAVVLKPPEDAPLTSLLLASLIEEAGFPAGAFSVLPGLGAVTGQALIDHPGVDKISFTGSPETGYKVAMAAAKGFRRTTLELGGKSPQIVFGDADLDEAAMGVAVGIFANQGEVCAAGSRILVARSVYDEFVERLVARARDIKVGDPFDEGTTMGALINARQLERVSQYVASGIDDGARLVAGGGRPDGKGFFIEPTLFADVDNTMTIARREIFGPVGAIIAFDSEAEAVAMANDSDYALAATLWTSDVNRAHVVARRVKAGAVAINGWAPLDPRLPWGGSKLSGQGRELGWAGIEANTEEKTVTAVLSYTPDK is encoded by the coding sequence ATGCTAGCACGCGCAGAAGCCGAACAGCTGGTCAGCACCGTTCCGACGGAGCCCTACTTCGCCGGGCGATGGGGCAGCGGTCAGAGCAACGACACCTTCGACGTGATCGACCCGGTGACCGAACGCCGGCTCACCATCGTGGCCGCCGCCGGGGTCCGGGAAGTAGACGAGGCGGTATCCCACGCGCGGTCCGCTCTGGACGAGGGTGAGTGGGGGAGAACGGACGGAAGCGCCAGGGCGCTCCTGCTGCACCGTCTGGCCGATCTCATCGAGGCCCGGAGTGAGGAGTTCGCGACGCTGGAGTCGCTGGACATCGGCAAGCCCGGCTTCGAGCCGCGGGCCATCGACCTGCCGCAGGCGATCGGGGCCTTCCGGTACTTCGCAGGCTGGGCCGACAAGGTCGAGGGCCGCTCCGTCCCGACGTCCTCGTACATGGGCCGGCCCACGCACAGCTACACCGTGCGCGAGCCGGTCGGAGTCGTCGCGGCCATCACGCCCTGGAACTCGCCGACCATGATCGGATCGTGGAAGATCGCGCCCGCGCTCGCCGCTGGGTGCGCCGTCGTCCTGAAGCCCCCGGAGGACGCGCCCCTCACCTCGCTTCTCCTCGCGTCGCTGATCGAGGAAGCCGGCTTCCCGGCCGGGGCGTTCAGTGTGCTTCCGGGGCTCGGAGCCGTGACGGGCCAGGCGCTCATCGATCACCCGGGGGTGGACAAGATCTCGTTCACCGGAAGCCCCGAGACGGGATACAAGGTGGCCATGGCGGCCGCGAAGGGATTCCGGCGTACGACCCTGGAACTCGGCGGCAAGAGCCCCCAGATCGTTTTCGGGGACGCCGATCTGGACGAAGCCGCGATGGGAGTGGCGGTCGGCATCTTCGCCAATCAGGGCGAGGTGTGTGCCGCGGGCAGCCGCATCCTGGTCGCTCGTTCCGTCTACGACGAGTTCGTCGAACGTCTGGTGGCGCGCGCCCGCGACATCAAGGTCGGCGACCCGTTCGACGAAGGCACCACGATGGGCGCGTTGATCAACGCACGGCAGTTGGAGCGGGTTTCCCAGTACGTCGCGTCGGGGATCGACGACGGCGCCCGTCTGGTCGCCGGGGGCGGCCGACCCGACGGCAAGGGGTTCTTCATCGAGCCGACACTGTTCGCCGACGTGGACAACACCATGACGATCGCCCGGCGGGAGATCTTCGGGCCCGTCGGTGCGATCATCGCGTTCGACTCGGAGGCCGAGGCGGTCGCGATGGCCAACGACAGTGATTACGCACTGGCCGCCACCCTGTGGACGTCCGACGTGAACAGGGCGCATGTGGTCGCTCGCCGCGTGAAGGCCGGGGCGGTCGCGATCAACGGCTGGGCGCCCCTCGACCCCCGCCTGCCGTGGGGCGGTTCCAAGCTCAGCGGTCAGGGGCGGGAACTCGGCTGGGCCGGTATCGAAGCGAACACCGAGGAGAAGACGGTCACCGCCGTCCTCTCGTACACACCCGACAAGTGA
- a CDS encoding IclR family transcriptional regulator: protein MAATGGETSLTLDRGLTVLSLLARNADGLTAAELADRLSIARAAVYRLLRTLEAHSLVARIGTRYILGFGVAELAGQLKPRLQATVLPILRRLSEQTNSTALLSVADGDQALILLTAEPPNSTMHLAMREGARHALTIGADGIAILAGRPESDEDTDDVREARRRGYAVSVGSIQEGAIGIAAPIRVSDWSTASLGVVQLGLKLVDDQVPHLVTEAAGTAATQLVGAAGPEAVSR from the coding sequence GTGGCGGCGACCGGCGGGGAAACGTCCCTGACTCTTGACCGTGGGCTGACGGTGCTGTCATTGCTCGCGAGGAACGCCGACGGTCTCACGGCGGCAGAGCTCGCCGACCGGCTGAGCATCGCCCGGGCGGCCGTCTACCGTCTTCTGCGCACGCTGGAGGCGCACAGCCTCGTCGCCCGTATCGGCACGCGCTACATCCTCGGGTTCGGCGTGGCCGAACTGGCCGGCCAACTCAAACCACGGCTGCAGGCCACCGTCCTGCCGATTCTGCGACGGCTCAGCGAACAGACCAACAGCACGGCGCTGTTGAGCGTCGCGGACGGCGATCAGGCCCTGATCCTGCTGACGGCGGAGCCGCCGAACTCCACGATGCACCTCGCCATGCGGGAAGGCGCCCGGCACGCCCTGACCATCGGCGCGGACGGCATCGCCATCCTCGCCGGCCGGCCGGAGAGCGACGAGGACACCGACGACGTCCGCGAGGCCCGTCGTCGCGGCTACGCCGTCAGCGTGGGCTCGATCCAGGAAGGTGCGATCGGTATCGCGGCCCCCATCCGGGTCTCGGACTGGTCGACCGCGAGCCTCGGAGTGGTGCAGCTCGGCCTCAAGCTCGTCGACGACCAGGTTCCCCACCTGGTGACGGAGGCCGCCGGGACGGCCGCGACCCAGTTGGTCGGCGCGGCCGGCCCCGAAGCAGTCAGTCGATAG
- a CDS encoding primary-amine oxidase — protein MTTTTTTTPAHPYDPLTAEEIEKAVGVVRAGHPQRGAMKFPLVRLDLPDKEQVRAYDPSRPIPRVAFLVVYDPEASAMFEARVDLTDDSLVSFKHLPGMQPPIMIDELMALDEIIKNDPAAVEALARHGVDDLSQVQFDPWSTGTLPIEGVDARRRVIRSTAYVRHFTEDNGYARPVGNLVFVVDCDARSVVAISEGDPLPLPPESGNYDPGSVGPLRDDLRPIEITQPEGPSFTVSGNVIEWQRWRLHAHIDVVEGLVISDVSYLDEGRRRSIVHRAGISEMVVPYGDTSDDFYFRNVFDAGEYSLGKTVGSLSLGCDCLGEIRYLDAVLSDESGTPHTITNAICLHEEDYGILWKHWDFRYVEKAEVRRSRRLVVSSIHTIGNYEYGFFWYFYLDGTIQFEAKLTGIVQTRAVAPGEKPAYGTLVAPQLDAPNHQHLFNMRLDMEVDGPRNTVVEVDAVGLPMGPDNPYGNAIVARRTEITNERDGRRMCDPLTARTWKITNPGVRNRFDEPVAYKLVPFAGPTLLAAPESDLARRAEFARAHLWVTRYSPDEQHAAGDYPNQHPGDGIGRWIEQGRDLADTDVVLWHTFGTSHLPRPEDWPIMPCEYVGFALKPVGFFDRNPSLDVPPPAGHGTKSCHSAPQQGDRHGE, from the coding sequence GTGACCACCACCACGACCACCACCCCGGCACACCCGTACGATCCGCTGACCGCCGAGGAAATAGAGAAGGCCGTCGGTGTGGTGCGTGCCGGTCACCCTCAGCGGGGGGCGATGAAATTCCCCCTGGTGCGGCTGGACCTCCCGGACAAGGAGCAGGTGCGCGCGTACGATCCCTCGCGCCCGATCCCCCGCGTGGCCTTCCTCGTCGTCTACGACCCCGAGGCCAGTGCCATGTTCGAGGCCCGGGTCGATCTCACCGACGACAGCCTGGTCTCCTTCAAGCACCTCCCGGGCATGCAACCGCCCATCATGATCGACGAGTTGATGGCGCTCGACGAGATCATCAAGAACGACCCGGCAGCGGTGGAGGCCCTGGCACGGCACGGAGTCGACGATCTCTCGCAGGTGCAGTTCGACCCCTGGTCCACCGGCACCCTGCCGATCGAGGGTGTGGACGCGCGACGACGCGTGATCCGCTCGACCGCGTACGTACGGCACTTCACCGAGGACAACGGCTACGCCAGGCCCGTAGGGAACCTCGTCTTCGTCGTCGACTGCGACGCCCGTTCGGTGGTGGCCATCTCGGAGGGGGATCCGCTCCCGCTTCCGCCGGAGAGCGGGAACTACGACCCGGGCAGCGTGGGACCGCTGCGCGACGACCTCCGCCCCATCGAGATCACCCAGCCCGAAGGACCCTCCTTCACGGTGTCCGGCAATGTCATCGAGTGGCAGCGATGGCGGCTGCACGCCCACATCGACGTGGTGGAGGGCCTCGTCATCAGCGATGTCTCCTACCTGGACGAGGGCCGTCGGCGCTCGATCGTGCACCGGGCCGGCATCAGCGAGATGGTGGTGCCCTACGGTGACACCAGCGACGACTTCTACTTCCGGAACGTCTTCGACGCGGGCGAGTACAGCCTGGGAAAGACCGTCGGTTCGCTCAGTCTCGGATGCGACTGCCTCGGGGAGATCCGGTACCTCGACGCCGTACTCTCCGACGAGTCGGGCACCCCGCACACCATCACCAACGCCATCTGTCTGCACGAGGAGGACTACGGAATCCTCTGGAAGCACTGGGACTTCCGCTACGTCGAGAAGGCGGAGGTCAGGCGTTCCAGGCGTCTGGTCGTGTCGTCGATCCACACGATCGGCAACTACGAGTACGGCTTCTTCTGGTATTTCTACCTCGACGGGACGATCCAGTTCGAAGCCAAGCTGACCGGAATCGTCCAGACGCGGGCCGTGGCTCCCGGCGAGAAACCCGCCTACGGAACGCTCGTGGCGCCCCAGTTGGACGCACCGAACCACCAGCACCTGTTCAATATGCGACTGGACATGGAAGTCGACGGGCCGCGCAACACGGTCGTGGAGGTCGACGCGGTGGGTCTGCCGATGGGGCCGGACAACCCGTACGGAAACGCGATCGTCGCCCGCCGCACGGAAATCACCAACGAACGTGACGGCCGCCGGATGTGCGACCCGCTGACCGCTCGCACTTGGAAGATCACCAATCCCGGTGTGCGCAACCGCTTCGACGAACCCGTCGCCTACAAGCTGGTCCCCTTCGCCGGCCCGACCCTGCTCGCCGCTCCCGAAAGCGATCTGGCACGACGCGCCGAGTTCGCGCGGGCGCATCTGTGGGTGACCCGGTACAGCCCGGACGAACAGCACGCGGCCGGCGACTACCCGAACCAGCACCCGGGGGACGGGATCGGCCGGTGGATCGAGCAGGGGCGCGATCTGGCCGACACGGACGTGGTGCTCTGGCACACCTTCGGCACCTCGCATCTGCCCCGGCCCGAGGACTGGCCCATCATGCCGTGCGAGTACGTCGGGTTCGCGCTGAAGCCGGTCGGATTCTTCGACCGCAACCCCTCGCTGGACGTGCCGCCCCCGGCCGGGCATGGCACGAAGAGCTGTCACTCCGCACCGCAGCAGGGCGACCGGCACGGCGAGTGA
- a CDS encoding APC family permease has translation MTSPDRTTLAQGRLSLIGVLTQSLGFMGPVFSVAALLPLIVGLSATGRGAGVATPVAIIIAGIGMCGVGWIIAQYAKRIHLCGSLYEYVSDTAGPRIGVITGWLYYGAMMVLGAATFLVLGGLTQAWLKSALSVDVPWWPLSLGYAAVAFTILVVGVNVSIRAQLILALSAMVVVLAFSLVIIFRGGQNGESWSVEPFNPFAVGSLNLLFGVLYGINMFIGFESAANLAEETSDPKRHVPRAVMLSLGIVGVYYVVVAYAQVMGFGLDAEAWKNSVFPLETLSYGGEFGSAAFGNFLAVLIILDILAVAIGVGVASTRGMLSMARSGRLPSKLAVLHHRFRTPVWGAVLMGAVSCVAIVGVRVGGDRMFGQGTGQPQWASAFGWMAGFGGTGMAIMYLVVGAAGVKGLWNHVSRTKLLIAGSTGVAVAAGAVFGAVYQAASPLNTVPWALLVWVVLGAVWSFFALGRSSRTEEPVPDQAAEDTSEVTPL, from the coding sequence ATGACAAGCCCTGATCGCACCACCCTGGCCCAAGGCCGCCTGTCACTGATCGGCGTCCTCACTCAATCGCTCGGCTTCATGGGACCGGTCTTCTCGGTCGCGGCCCTCCTGCCCCTAATCGTCGGTCTGTCGGCCACGGGACGCGGTGCCGGTGTCGCCACGCCGGTCGCGATCATCATCGCGGGCATCGGCATGTGCGGCGTGGGATGGATTATCGCCCAGTACGCGAAGCGCATCCATCTGTGCGGTTCTCTCTACGAATATGTGAGTGACACCGCCGGACCGCGCATCGGTGTGATCACCGGATGGCTCTACTACGGAGCCATGATGGTTCTGGGAGCCGCGACGTTCCTCGTCCTCGGCGGACTGACACAGGCATGGCTCAAGAGCGCCCTGTCCGTGGACGTGCCGTGGTGGCCGCTGTCCCTGGGATACGCCGCCGTCGCCTTCACGATTCTCGTGGTGGGCGTCAACGTTTCGATCCGGGCGCAACTTATCCTCGCCCTGAGCGCCATGGTCGTCGTCCTTGCTTTCTCGCTGGTCATCATCTTCCGCGGCGGCCAGAACGGCGAAAGCTGGTCCGTCGAACCCTTCAATCCCTTCGCCGTGGGGAGTCTGAATCTTCTCTTCGGCGTTCTGTACGGCATCAACATGTTCATCGGGTTCGAGTCGGCGGCCAATCTCGCTGAGGAGACCTCGGACCCCAAGCGCCATGTGCCGCGGGCGGTCATGCTGTCGCTGGGCATCGTCGGGGTCTATTACGTGGTGGTGGCCTACGCACAGGTCATGGGTTTCGGCCTCGACGCGGAGGCGTGGAAGAACAGTGTCTTCCCGCTGGAAACGCTCTCGTACGGTGGGGAGTTCGGGTCTGCCGCGTTCGGAAACTTCCTGGCGGTCCTGATCATTCTCGACATCCTCGCGGTGGCGATCGGAGTCGGCGTCGCATCGACTCGAGGCATGCTCTCGATGGCCCGCAGTGGTCGGCTGCCCTCGAAGCTGGCGGTTCTGCACCACCGGTTCCGTACTCCTGTATGGGGCGCCGTACTGATGGGCGCTGTTTCGTGTGTAGCCATCGTCGGTGTGCGCGTGGGGGGCGACCGGATGTTCGGCCAGGGGACCGGTCAGCCGCAATGGGCGTCGGCGTTCGGCTGGATGGCCGGCTTCGGCGGAACAGGCATGGCGATCATGTATCTCGTCGTCGGTGCCGCCGGCGTGAAGGGCCTCTGGAACCATGTCAGCCGCACCAAACTGCTCATCGCCGGAAGCACCGGTGTAGCAGTGGCCGCCGGCGCCGTGTTCGGCGCGGTCTACCAGGCGGCCAGCCCTCTCAACACCGTTCCCTGGGCTCTGCTCGTGTGGGTGGTACTGGGCGCGGTCTGGTCCTTCTTCGCGCTCGGCCGGTCGTCCCGTACGGAAGAACCCGTGCCGGACCAGGCGGCGGAAGACACCAGCGAAGTGACCCCCCTTTGA
- a CDS encoding IclR family transcriptional regulator, whose product MPAEAANDTGNGASGEREEKAKRPSQPPSQTLVRGLAVLRAVAHQPRGLTVAEIAARTGLHRTVVHRLAGTLAAEGFLAKSADGAYVPGGELHTLAGTSRPTLAEFIQPLLQQLADRYGGTAILFFPEPDCVVAVATAVPEDADYHLAYRKGSRQPLDRGAAPCAIRAGRAPADDDSDAVREARRRGWVTSHGAVEPGAHAVAAPLARDGDVLDACVMFVSHRQDRVDEATPEVVSAARAARAFLLGPR is encoded by the coding sequence GTGCCGGCAGAGGCCGCGAACGACACGGGGAACGGGGCCAGTGGCGAGCGCGAGGAGAAGGCGAAGCGCCCCAGTCAGCCGCCGTCGCAGACGCTCGTCAGAGGCCTGGCCGTCCTGCGGGCCGTAGCTCACCAGCCCCGTGGCCTGACGGTCGCCGAGATCGCCGCCCGGACGGGGCTGCACCGAACCGTCGTGCACCGCCTCGCCGGCACGCTGGCCGCGGAGGGATTCCTGGCGAAGAGCGCGGACGGCGCGTACGTACCCGGGGGAGAACTGCACACGCTCGCGGGCACTTCGCGGCCCACCCTCGCGGAGTTCATCCAGCCACTGCTGCAACAGCTCGCGGACCGGTACGGCGGTACGGCGATCCTGTTCTTCCCGGAACCGGACTGTGTCGTCGCCGTGGCAACGGCCGTTCCCGAGGACGCCGACTACCACCTCGCCTACCGCAAGGGCTCTCGCCAGCCGCTGGACCGGGGGGCCGCACCGTGTGCGATCCGCGCCGGACGAGCGCCCGCTGACGACGACTCGGACGCCGTCCGTGAGGCCCGCCGCAGGGGCTGGGTCACCAGCCATGGCGCGGTGGAACCGGGAGCCCACGCGGTCGCCGCTCCGCTGGCCCGCGACGGAGACGTACTGGACGCCTGCGTCATGTTCGTCTCGCACCGACAGGACCGCGTCGACGAGGCGACACCGGAAGTGGTCTCGGCCGCGCGAGCGGCCCGAGCGTTCCTGCTGGGCCCGCGCTGA
- a CDS encoding acetolactate synthase large subunit — MTHATTVWQANRSGGLTGAEGLIETSLAAGVDVCFANPGTTEMPLVAALDSVPGTRAVLGLFEGVCTGAADGYARIAGRPAMTLLHLGPGFANGIANLHNARRAHSPVFNVIGDHASWHLAFDAPLTSDIVSLATPVSGWVGTAASGAGLAQLTARAVAAATAAPGCGATLIAPADFQQEVLNAPVDVELPRPRNRPEVAADVIDAIAKRLRAGERAVLLLGGAALDERGQRAAARIASATGAVLYSETFPAAAERGGGLPDLDRLPYFPEKAIEALAGAQLVVLAGALEPVSYFGYEGVPSLLAPPGTAEVLSTPGEDGALALEVLADALGAPEPAPQPPRPYDEGLPDGALTPQAVGRIVSAMLPEHAIVSVEGGTCGYPFFTASSRAARHTALTNTGGAIGQGLPAAAGAAIAAPGRKVVALQSDGSAQYTIQSLWTMAREQLPVVTLIASNRAYNVLRTELGRHGQSSPGPNATALTSLDGPAFDWPALARGYGVPGTRVETGEALRRELGRALAADGPQLIEMAL; from the coding sequence ATGACCCACGCCACCACCGTCTGGCAGGCGAACCGGTCCGGCGGACTGACCGGGGCCGAGGGCCTGATCGAGACCTCGCTCGCCGCCGGAGTGGACGTCTGCTTCGCCAATCCGGGGACCACGGAGATGCCCCTGGTCGCCGCGTTGGACTCGGTTCCCGGCACCCGCGCGGTGCTCGGGCTCTTCGAGGGTGTCTGCACCGGAGCGGCCGACGGCTACGCCCGGATCGCCGGCCGGCCGGCGATGACGCTGCTGCATCTGGGCCCCGGTTTCGCCAACGGCATCGCGAACCTGCACAACGCACGACGGGCCCACTCCCCCGTCTTCAACGTCATTGGGGATCACGCCAGTTGGCATCTCGCCTTTGACGCTCCCCTGACCTCGGACATCGTCTCCCTCGCGACCCCGGTCTCCGGCTGGGTCGGCACCGCCGCCTCCGGGGCGGGCCTGGCGCAGCTCACCGCCCGCGCCGTCGCGGCCGCCACCGCCGCACCCGGCTGCGGGGCCACGCTCATCGCCCCGGCCGACTTCCAGCAGGAAGTGCTCAACGCCCCCGTGGACGTCGAGTTGCCCCGGCCCCGGAACAGGCCGGAAGTGGCGGCGGACGTCATCGACGCGATCGCCAAGCGGCTGCGTGCCGGCGAGCGGGCTGTCCTCCTGCTGGGCGGTGCGGCGCTCGACGAGCGCGGCCAAAGGGCGGCGGCCCGGATCGCCTCCGCCACCGGGGCCGTCCTGTACAGCGAGACCTTCCCGGCCGCCGCCGAGCGCGGCGGCGGCCTTCCCGACCTGGACCGGCTCCCGTACTTCCCGGAGAAGGCGATCGAGGCCCTCGCCGGGGCTCAACTGGTCGTGCTGGCCGGTGCGTTGGAGCCGGTGTCGTACTTCGGCTACGAAGGCGTTCCCAGCCTGCTGGCTCCGCCAGGCACCGCGGAGGTACTGAGCACTCCGGGAGAGGACGGCGCACTCGCGCTCGAAGTTCTCGCGGATGCGCTCGGTGCTCCCGAACCGGCCCCACAGCCGCCCCGCCCGTACGACGAAGGACTCCCGGACGGAGCGCTCACGCCGCAGGCGGTCGGCCGGATCGTGTCGGCGATGCTGCCCGAACACGCCATCGTCTCGGTCGAGGGCGGCACCTGCGGCTACCCCTTCTTCACCGCGTCGTCCCGCGCCGCCCGCCACACCGCACTGACCAACACCGGCGGAGCCATCGGCCAGGGCCTGCCCGCCGCTGCCGGCGCCGCGATCGCCGCACCCGGCCGCAAGGTCGTCGCCCTGCAGTCCGACGGAAGCGCTCAGTACACCATCCAGTCGCTGTGGACGATGGCCCGCGAGCAGCTGCCCGTCGTCACCCTCATCGCCTCCAACCGCGCCTACAACGTGCTGCGCACCGAGCTCGGCCGGCACGGACAGAGCAGTCCGGGCCCGAACGCGACGGCGCTCACCAGCCTGGACGGACCGGCCTTCGACTGGCCCGCGCTGGCCCGCGGTTACGGCGTGCCCGGCACCCGAGTGGAGACGGGCGAGGCACTTCGGCGCGAACTCGGCCGCGCGCTCGCCGCCGACGGCCCTCAGCTCATCGAGATGGCCCTGTGA